The following proteins are co-located in the Nerophis ophidion isolate RoL-2023_Sa linkage group LG04, RoL_Noph_v1.0, whole genome shotgun sequence genome:
- the gdf6b gene encoding growth/differentiation factor 6-B produces MLSIYKTFSTAEKLGLNASFFRSSRAANTIASFVDNGEDDLPPAPLRRQRYIFDVSTLSQGAEVLGAELRIYTKVSGNCGPSGPVEVQLASCQDRRPFRSKTLDFQGCGRPRWEVLDVWEIFKEWRTQSPEGVFCVELTALLETSEKELDLRVLGLHRHARPRQKKAILVVFTRSKTLFSERLRAKGSKPGRSRRTASRSRHKTRPGGKSKSRCSKKPLHVNFRQLGWDDWIIAPLDFQAHHCQGVCDFPLRSHLEPTNHAIIQTLINSKDPGHTPPSCCAPARLSPISILYIDAGNNVVYKQYEDMVVEACGCS; encoded by the exons ATGCTGTCCATCTACAAGACCTTCTCCACAGCAGAGAAGCTGGGACTCAACGCCAGCTTCTTCCGCTCCTCCAGGGCCGCCAACACCATCGCCAGTTTTGTGGACAACGGAGAAG ACGACCTCCCGCCGGCTCCTCTGAGAAGACAACGGTACATATTCGACGTCTCCACCCTCTCCCAGGGAGCCGAGGTCCTGGGAGCCGAGCTGCGGATATACACCAAAGTGTCCGGGAACTGCGGACCGTCCGGACCGGTGGAGGTGCAGCTCGCCTCCTGCCAGGACCGCCGACCCTTCCGCTCCAAAACCTTGGACTTCCAGGGGTGTGGGCGGCCCAGGTGGGAGGTTCTGGACGTGTGGGAGATCTTCAAGGAGTGGCGGACGCAGAGTCCGGAGGGAGTTTTCTGTGTGGAGCTCACCGCTTTGCTGGAGACCTCCGAGAAGGAGCTGGACCTGCGTGTCCTCGGTCTGCACAGGCACGCCAGACCCCGGCAGAAGAAGGCCATCCTGGTGGTCTTCACCAGGTCTAAGACGCTGTTCAGCGAGAGGCTGCGAGCCAAAGGGAGCAAACCCGGCCGCAGCAGGCGGACGGCGTCCAGGAGCCGCCACAAGACCAGGCCCGGCGggaagtccaagtccaggtgcagcAAGAAGCCGCTGCACGTCAACTTCCGCCAGCTGGGCTGGGATGACTGGATCATCGCCCCGCTGGACTTCCAGGCCCACCACTGCCAGGGCGTGTGCGACTTCCCGCTGCGCTCCCACCTGGAGCCCACCAACCACGCCATCATCCAGACCCTGATCAACTCCAAAGACCCCGGGCACACGCCGCCCAGCTGCTGCGCGCCCGCCAGGCTCAGCCCCATCAGCATCCTCTACATCGACGCCGGCAACAACGTGGTCTACAAGCAGTACGAGGACATGGTGGTAGAGGCCTGCGGGTGCAGCTAG